A genomic region of Papaver somniferum cultivar HN1 chromosome 7, ASM357369v1, whole genome shotgun sequence contains the following coding sequences:
- the LOC113296593 gene encoding uncharacterized protein LOC113296593, which translates to MWFIWKSRSEMVFDNNGKPARDIYYRVMHYCHNSKIHLHPTEASGSNTSNLGLTNRSMHIHWTRPPESWVKINIDASVIKDSFIAGLTLIIRYFTGTLVRERILVVRSMYVEQAEAMVMLEAVKWAYNLHLQQVITESDNMVVVQGVKGNEAAVMWENQGKVKGPLEFVPCETPLKS; encoded by the coding sequence ATGTGGTTTATCTGGAAATCCAGAAGTGAGATGGTCTTTGATAATAATGGAAAACCAGCTAGGGATATATATTATAGGGTCATGCATTACTGTCATAACTCAAAAATTCATCTTCATCCTACTGAGGCCAGTGGTTCTAACACTAGTAATCTAGGCCTTACCAATAGGAGTATGCATATTCATTGGACCAGACCTCCAGAAAGTTGGGTTAAAATAAATATTGATGCTTCTGTTATTAAAGATAGCTTTATTGCAGGATTGACACTAATTATTCGATATTTTACAGGCACACTGGTGAGGGAAAGAATTCTAGTTGTTAGATCAATGTATGTGGAGCAGGCTGAAGCTATGGTTATGCTTGAAGCTGTCAAATGGGCATATAATCTTCACCTACAACAAGTTATAACTGAAAGTGATAATATGGTTGTGGTTCAGGGTGTTAAAGGTAATGAAGCTGCTGTTATGTGGGAAAATCAAG